From Coffea arabica cultivar ET-39 chromosome 9c, Coffea Arabica ET-39 HiFi, whole genome shotgun sequence, one genomic window encodes:
- the LOC113707808 gene encoding polygalacturonase-like, with protein sequence MARALGTTLLCSWLFFTCIVQAQTGPIDVTQLGAKPDGSADMSQVLADAWKQACNSTTPSTILIPKGTFLLKEASLAGPCKAPVEVQIQGTVKAPEDPAQITKDKEWMSIIYVDQLTLSGGGTLDGQGAKAWTQNECRVKTECSKLPNTLSLNFVNNTVIRDLTSLNSKLFHVNLFGCNNITFQHFTIIAPGDSPNTDGIHIGHSTGVVITDSNIGTGDDCISIGDGAKQVNISKVTCGPGHGISVGSLGRYDNELPVEGIFVTDCTISGTLNGVRVKSWPASKSGSATNMHFEGIIMQNVSNPVIIDQEYCPNNQCTNTAPSSVKIAQVSFKNITGTSATPAAVTLLCSKSIPCEGVEVADIDLAYNGNQGSVSSNCANVKPALSGKLNPPICANATVPAQAA encoded by the exons atGGCAAGAGCACTTGGCACCACATTGTTGTGTTCATGGCTATTCTTTACATGCATTGTCCAGGCCCAAACTGGACCTATTGATGTCACTCAACTTGGCGCAAAACCTGATGGCAGTGCTGACATGAGCCAG GTTTTGGCGGATGCTTGGAAACAAGCATGTAATTCTACAACACCATCTACAATTTTGATTCCAAAGGGCACATTTTTATTAAAAGAAGCGAGCCTTGCAGGTCCTTGCAAAGCACCCGTTGAGGTTCAAATACAAGGCACGGTCAAAGCACCTGAAGATCCCGCACAAATAACCAAGGATAAGGAATGGATGTCAATTATATACGTTGACCAATTGACACTCTCTGGAGGTGGTACCTTGGATGGCCAAGGAGCCAAAGCTTGGACTCAAAATGAATGTCGTGTAAAAACCGAATGCAGCAAACTTCCAAAT ACTTTGAGCTTGAATTTCGTCAACAATACTGTCATCCGCGACCTAACTTCTTTGAACAGCAAACTGTTTCACGTGAATCTTTTCGGATGTAACAATATAACATTCCAACACTTCACAATCATAGCACCTGGAGACAGTCCCAACACTGATGGCATTCACATTGGACATTCCACTGGAGTAGTCATCACAGATTCAAACATAGGAACCGGGGACGATTGCATCTCAATTGGTGATGGTGCCAAACAAGTTAACATAAGCAAAGTGACATGTGGACCTGGCCATGGAATCAGTGTTGGAAGCCTTGGAAGGTATGACAATGAACTGCCTGTTGAGGGTATCTTTGTTACCGACTGCACCATCTCCGGTACTTTGAATGGTGTAAGAGTAAAGAGCTGGCCAGCATCTAAAAGTGGCAGTGCCACCAATATGCACTTTGAAGGTATTATCATGCAAAATGTCAGCAATCCAGTGATCATTGATCAAGAATATTGCCCAAACAACCAATGCACAAACACT GCCCCATCAAGTGTTAAGATTGCTCAGGTCAGCTTCAAGAACATCACTGGCACTTCAGCAACACCAGCTGCTGTGACTCTTCTTTGCAGTAAGAGTATCCCATGCGAGGGTGTAGAGGTTGCTGACATTGACTTGGCATACAATGGCAATCAAGGGAGTGTGTCAAGCAATTGTGCCAATGTGAAGCCAGCTCTGAGTGGCAAGCTGAACCCTCCAATCTGCGCCAATGCTACCGTTCCTGCTCAGGCTGCTTAA